GGTGGTGGTAGAAGTGTTTCCCGGCATCCCAGCTAACTCGATATAAGCAACAGAGGTATTGGTTTATCCTGTTCCGGCATCTGCCCACTTCTACATCCGCCACTAAATACCCGCCGCCGGTGGGTTACCTTCCGGTTGCACAATCCGGAGTTTGTACTATGCGTTTGGCAGTCAGATAGCAAGTCAGTGTTGCCGGGTAGCGCAGGAGTAACACAAATATCGGTAGCCCAATTGCCGACGGGTATTTAATACTATCGGGTGTGGTTGCCCGCATCGGTGCAGTCAGTTGCATGCGGGAAAGTGGTGGTGGAATAATTGCCGGTTAAGGGGCACAACCCAGCTTTACCCCTATTTGTAGGTTATTGGTATGTCGCAGATGCAATATTAGATTGGATGGTATTAGTATAATGATTGGCTAAGTTTTCTTTTTCAATGCTTCTATCCTTTTTTTTGCCCATCCAAGCCTATCGATATTCCATTCATCATATAACTCTTTGAAACAAATACTGCATGGCCTAAAACCCATATCCAAAGCTTCCAACTCATCTTTAAAAAAAACCTGAGTTGAAGTGGCTTCGTTCTTTTTTGTATTCACTACTAAAGAACGGCCACCTTTGCAATCAACCCAAAAAGTGTCTGTTGTGGGGTTGTAAGTGCCAATTTTACCATAAGTTTTACTTGCTTTAGCACTTGCATTACACCCTGCCAAGGTCAATTCCCCGTTCTTTACCATCTTCACAATTTCTTCTTTAGTAGTATTCTTTCTGTAAATCATAGTTTGTTGTGTTTTTTAATTCTAAGATAAATAATGGAATGTGGCAAAATTAGAAAACACAATTCAGCAATTATGGAATTTTTCAGAAATGTTATTTAATTTCTAAAGTTTTCAAAATTTTAAAGGGTGTAAGGCTAAAATTGCTGACTAAAACCCTGATTATCATGCAAGAAATTTTTGCAGTTGCTGCCGGATTTGCCGGATAGTTTCTGTCTATGGCAGGACCTATAAGTGCCAGGATGTGGGAAGCGGGAAACTGGTTGGTGGTGGATGGTGGGTATAGGGTAGAGACAAGGCATGCCTTGTCTCTACAAAACATAATTTGTCTATCTCCAACAGACAGCCTGTGGCTTGATTGAACAAGGTTAGTCATATTCTAAAACAACACGGAAACTACTGTTAGGTACATCGCCTGTTTCCTAAAATTTGACCCGCATCATGGCTTTAACCTCTGATCTGGTGTTGCCTTCAATTTGGTCATTTCCAGTACCAATACTATCCTGATTTGCCCAATAGGTTTGAGCAAACCGCAGCCATACATCTAAATTTTTAAACACTTTGTATCGAAGGGTGAGGTAAAAACGGCTGCCGCGGTTGTAGTATGGCGGAACGCTGAACACAAACAGCACATCGTTTTCATAAGCATAAATCCGGGTATTGTAAGAAGGGGTGTCGAACAGTGCAAACCTTGTTGAGAAAGAAAGCGGAAAAGAAAGGGGTTTAAAAATAAAGTCTTGCATAATCATATATCCAAACTCGGCAGGGGGTTCGCCATGTTTGTACCAAGTTGTTTCGAGCCTGGTTTTAAGGGTGATGGTTTTGCTGATTCTGCATTGCAGATGATAGCGCAGGTTGCCTCTCAATTGGTCGCTCAGGTAGTCAGTAACTGTTATGTTATCGGGTGTGTTTCTGCCTTTTGTTTCGGTTCTGAACCTGAGATACATTTCATAGTCGCGAACAGGTTTGAAAGTTGCTTGCAGCAAAAAATCTGCTCCGTGTGACGGGGCATCGGTCAAAAATTTTAACCAGGGGTGTTTGTAAATATCTGCATAAGCGCTGATTTCAATTTTGTAGATTGGTTTCAGAAACAGCCCGATAAAAGTTCCGGTTTCATTGTTAGGCAGCGTGCTTTCGGCAAAGGGTGCAGCATAAAGGGTTTGAAAATTGCGCTGATAATAACGGTGCAAAACAGACAAGGATACTTTTGAGTCAAGTGCCACCAGCAAGCCATTTAAGGTGGCAAGCCCGCCGTTATCGCTTATTGCAGTTTCTCCAAAAAAATGAAAATTGCGCCATAAAAACCGGTAGTCCATACTGATATTGAGCAGTTCATTTCCTGTAAACCGGTATTGATTGTACGCAGATGTTTGTGGAACAAGGTTGGCATCTAAACGGGTGTAGATGGAGTTGAAGCATAGTTGTAACTTACGGCTTTTGTAACCCATACTGCCACCGGTAACAAACTGACGAATAGCATTTCGATCGGCAAGTTCGGCATCAGTACGATGTAAGCCTGAAATCAAGAGAGATGATGCTTCCTGTAATTCGGCGGCATCTTCAATCACCACATCCCCTTCTTCGGTTTCAACATCAACTATGGTGGTATCTGATACCTGAGTTGTTAAATTGGCATCAATTGGCTTGTAGGAAGCAAACAGCGTAGCTTCCCAGTTTTTATGCCCAACAGTAGCAGCCCCACCGCGGTAAAACAACGCCTCATTGACTGAGGTGTAGGCTTTAACCGGTTGGCTGTTTCGGGCAATGTTCATCACAAAACTGCTTTTTCGGAATGCTAAACCCGTCCAGGCTATTAGTCCTTGTCCCAGTCTGATTTCGTAATCTCCAAGTGCAACATGTTTAAACACCCCAATATTGCGCAGGTATAGATGTGCAGAATAAAAATCAAACCCTCGTTTTTGGGAGCCACGGAAAAACTCCTCACCCGGATCCTTTTCTGCCGTAAAACCATAACTGAGGCGGGTGCCGTAATTGTAACGGTAGCGGGTATATATCCGTTCGGGGCTGCCTTTGTATCGAGGGGCTTCCGTGCCGTCAGATTGTGTAGAAGGAATAAATCCTGCCTGATTTTCGAGTAAACGCGTATAACGAATGAAAATCTGATGCTGGCCTTTGTAAAACAGATGTTTAACGGGAATATGAAAATCGTCCAAATCTCCGGCAGTAAAAAAAGGAGCTATGCGCCGGCAGGTTTCCATATCCAACTCAGGTACTGATTGCAACTCGTAAATTGAAATAAAGTTGCCAATCATATTCCGGTAGTTCAGAATACCGTTAATCTGAATATCAGATAGCAGACCCAGTTCCGAAATATCATCGTAATCTACTTTGTTGAGTTTTAATGGCTTTTGCAAATAATCATACAGTTTTTCCTGATAGGTATCGTAATCAATTTCGGCATCTTCCAAATCTTCGGTCAGGTTTTCTATCATTTCATCTACTGAGGGCAGGTTATCTTCCTTACCTTCGGGTAAAGGCTGCGCCTGCAAGGGAACGGCGTAAATACAAGCCAACCCTATAAACCAAAAGAGATATTTAATAAATGGATTACGCATACTTTTGAAACCAAAAAAAGAATCTGTCGTTTTACATCAACTTGTGTCATTTGTAAGGGTGAAAGAATGACGTTTACCAGTCTTTACCCATCCCAAATTACC
This is a stretch of genomic DNA from Sphingobacteriales bacterium. It encodes these proteins:
- a CDS encoding helix-hairpin-helix domain-containing protein translates to MRNPFIKYLFWFIGLACIYAVPLQAQPLPEGKEDNLPSVDEMIENLTEDLEDAEIDYDTYQEKLYDYLQKPLKLNKVDYDDISELGLLSDIQINGILNYRNMIGNFISIYELQSVPELDMETCRRIAPFFTAGDLDDFHIPVKHLFYKGQHQIFIRYTRLLENQAGFIPSTQSDGTEAPRYKGSPERIYTRYRYNYGTRLSYGFTAEKDPGEEFFRGSQKRGFDFYSAHLYLRNIGVFKHVALGDYEIRLGQGLIAWTGLAFRKSSFVMNIARNSQPVKAYTSVNEALFYRGGAATVGHKNWEATLFASYKPIDANLTTQVSDTTIVDVETEEGDVVIEDAAELQEASSLLISGLHRTDAELADRNAIRQFVTGGSMGYKSRKLQLCFNSIYTRLDANLVPQTSAYNQYRFTGNELLNISMDYRFLWRNFHFFGETAISDNGGLATLNGLLVALDSKVSLSVLHRYYQRNFQTLYAAPFAESTLPNNETGTFIGLFLKPIYKIEISAYADIYKHPWLKFLTDAPSHGADFLLQATFKPVRDYEMYLRFRTETKGRNTPDNITVTDYLSDQLRGNLRYHLQCRISKTITLKTRLETTWYKHGEPPAEFGYMIMQDFIFKPLSFPLSFSTRFALFDTPSYNTRIYAYENDVLFVFSVPPYYNRGSRFYLTLRYKVFKNLDVWLRFAQTYWANQDSIGTGNDQIEGNTRSEVKAMMRVKF